A stretch of Anaeromyxobacter dehalogenans 2CP-1 DNA encodes these proteins:
- a CDS encoding LysR family transcriptional regulator, producing MRTIADRHRTATLDWEDVRCFAALARTGSLSGAGRALGVNHATVARRVAALERALGRRLLERRPDGVRLTAAGAAALERARDMERAATSLAADRGAAEAAAVVRVTATRPVIDAFLLPRLARVQERLRGCELELIGESRALSLARHEADLAVRLGSPRGEDLVGRRIATFAYGLYAAPAVARAIAGGARPRWIGFDEGSAHLPEAVWLAEAHPEERPSFRTNGFGSQQLAARAGLGLALLPCYMGDPDPALRRVEGPVPPPRPVWLLRRATSRGDPAIGAVAAALTRLFTGARALFAGDATG from the coding sequence ATGCGCACCATCGCTGATCGACATCGCACAGCCACGCTCGACTGGGAGGACGTCCGCTGCTTCGCGGCGCTGGCGCGGACGGGGAGCCTCTCCGGCGCGGGCCGCGCGCTCGGCGTGAACCACGCCACGGTGGCACGGCGGGTGGCCGCGCTGGAGCGGGCCCTCGGGCGGCGGCTGCTGGAGCGGCGCCCGGACGGCGTCCGCCTGACCGCCGCCGGCGCGGCCGCGCTGGAGCGCGCCCGGGACATGGAGCGCGCGGCCACGTCGCTGGCGGCGGACCGCGGGGCGGCGGAGGCGGCCGCGGTGGTCCGCGTCACCGCCACCCGGCCCGTGATCGACGCGTTCCTCCTGCCCCGGCTCGCCCGCGTCCAGGAGCGCCTGCGCGGCTGCGAGCTGGAGCTCATCGGCGAGTCGCGCGCGCTCAGCCTCGCGCGGCACGAGGCCGACCTCGCCGTCCGGCTCGGCTCGCCGCGCGGCGAGGACCTGGTGGGCCGCCGCATCGCGACGTTCGCGTACGGCCTCTACGCCGCGCCGGCCGTGGCCCGCGCCATCGCCGGCGGCGCGCGGCCGCGCTGGATCGGCTTCGACGAGGGGAGCGCGCACCTGCCGGAGGCGGTGTGGCTCGCCGAGGCGCACCCGGAGGAGCGGCCGTCCTTTCGCACCAACGGCTTCGGCTCGCAGCAGCTGGCCGCCCGCGCGGGCCTGGGGCTCGCGCTGCTGCCCTGCTACATGGGGGATCCCGATCCCGCGCTGCGCCGCGTCGAGGGGCCGGTCCCGCCGCCGCGGCCGGTGTGGCTGCTGCGCCGCGCCACGTCGCGCGGCGATCCGGCCATCGGGGCGGTGGCGGCGGCGCTGACGCGGCTGTTCACCGGGGCCCGGGCGCTGTTCGCCGGTGACGCCACCGGGTGA
- a CDS encoding two-component system sensor histidine kinase NtrB, giving the protein MTAAAPSRERADRWPRREDLFAIAYYLAAAGVLAWAGYAPWRIGVVLAGGAVQQVGVRGCRRGDASRCVNATFDRIALYVVLGQASFFLTTALAAAVTGGEQSPLILPFLGSYFVAVSVVGDRVATRGLLAATALGGAVLALLPDAVAGPELPALQRGVLTVVSVLGVGALLAPAHAETRRKRDQVARARAEMVSDALSRAQGLEQVGAKVAHELKNPLTGVKALVQLGLRSPAEAASHERLEVVDREVTRMQEIIQNYLSFNRPLQSVNPRQVALGPLVSDTLLVLSARADEARVRLYARGDASLEADPRRLKEALLNLVANAIEATPAGGEVVVEARELSGDDIELVVRDTGRGMPPETLRRIGTPFFTTRDDGTGLGVVLARAVIVQHGGTLRYESEPGSGTKVLVTLPRAAKRSGDVARAAGG; this is encoded by the coding sequence ATGACGGCGGCCGCGCCGTCGCGGGAGCGCGCCGACCGGTGGCCGCGCCGGGAGGACCTGTTCGCGATCGCCTACTACCTCGCGGCGGCGGGGGTGCTCGCGTGGGCGGGCTACGCGCCCTGGAGGATCGGCGTGGTGCTGGCGGGCGGCGCCGTGCAGCAGGTGGGCGTGCGCGGCTGCCGGCGGGGCGACGCCAGCCGGTGCGTGAACGCGACCTTCGACCGGATCGCCCTCTACGTCGTCCTGGGACAGGCGTCGTTCTTCCTGACGACCGCGCTCGCGGCGGCGGTGACCGGCGGCGAGCAGAGCCCGCTCATCCTCCCGTTCCTCGGGTCGTACTTCGTGGCGGTCTCGGTGGTGGGGGACCGCGTCGCCACGCGCGGGCTGCTCGCCGCGACGGCGCTCGGCGGCGCCGTGCTGGCGCTCCTGCCGGACGCGGTCGCCGGTCCGGAGCTGCCCGCGCTCCAGCGCGGCGTGCTCACGGTGGTGAGCGTGCTCGGCGTCGGCGCGCTGCTCGCGCCGGCGCACGCGGAGACGCGGCGCAAGCGCGACCAGGTGGCCCGCGCCCGCGCCGAGATGGTGTCCGACGCGCTCAGCCGGGCGCAGGGGCTGGAGCAGGTCGGCGCCAAGGTGGCGCACGAGCTGAAGAACCCGCTCACCGGCGTGAAGGCGCTCGTCCAGCTCGGGCTGCGCAGCCCGGCGGAGGCGGCCTCGCACGAGCGGCTCGAGGTGGTGGACCGCGAGGTCACGCGGATGCAGGAGATCATCCAGAACTACCTCTCGTTCAACCGGCCGCTCCAGTCGGTCAACCCGCGGCAGGTGGCGCTCGGGCCGCTCGTCTCCGACACGCTGCTGGTCCTCTCCGCCCGCGCCGACGAGGCGCGGGTGCGGCTCTACGCGCGCGGCGACGCGTCGCTCGAGGCGGACCCGCGCCGCCTGAAGGAGGCGCTGCTGAACCTGGTGGCGAACGCGATCGAGGCGACGCCGGCCGGCGGCGAGGTGGTGGTGGAGGCGCGCGAGCTGTCCGGGGACGACATCGAGCTGGTGGTGCGGGACACCGGGCGCGGGATGCCGCCGGAGACGCTCCGGCGCATCGGCACCCCGTTCTTCACCACCCGCGACGACGGCACCGGGCTGGGCGTGGTGCTGGCGCGGGCGGTGATCGTGCAGCACGGTGGTACCCTGCGCTACGAGAGCGAGCCGGGGAGCGGGACGAAGGTGCTCGTCACGTTGCCGCGCGCCGCGAAGAGGAGCGGGGATGTCGCGCGTGCTGCTGGTGGATGA
- a CDS encoding sigma-54-dependent transcriptional regulator, translating to MSRVLLVDDEPSVRAALKELVQGRGWEPVLACSASEALEQLERADVLVTDFSMPEMDGLALLQAVRERDEWLPVILLTAHGSERLAVRAMKAGAYEYVPKPFDVDELALAIGRALEARLLRQRNRQLTVEHAIGRRLVFESANMRQVLAATARVAAREITVLVCGETGTGKELIGTLLHALSKRAAGPLVRFNCSAIPAELAEAELFGHVRGAFTGAVQARPGFFAQADGGTLVLDEVGELPLGIQAKLLRALQEGEIQPVGSGRVERVDVRIVACTHRDLRADVQAGRFREDLYYRLAVVELTVPPLRDRREDIPALAHEFALRYAERFGSEDVRLAPALIERLVEADWPGNVRQLENVVARMVALSGGGEIGPDAFEATSVPADRPAAVARGGEETRTLREQLDELERAVIARTMAAVRGNQSEAARRLGISRNTLTERLRRYELVTDAVEGAAATAGAVR from the coding sequence ATGTCGCGCGTGCTGCTGGTGGATGACGAGCCGTCGGTCCGCGCCGCGCTCAAGGAGCTGGTGCAGGGCCGCGGCTGGGAGCCGGTGCTCGCGTGCTCGGCCTCGGAGGCGCTGGAGCAGCTCGAGCGCGCCGACGTGCTGGTGACCGACTTCTCCATGCCGGAGATGGACGGTCTCGCGCTGCTCCAGGCGGTGCGCGAGCGCGACGAGTGGCTGCCGGTCATCCTGCTCACCGCGCACGGCTCGGAGCGCCTGGCGGTGCGCGCCATGAAGGCGGGCGCGTACGAGTACGTGCCGAAGCCGTTCGACGTGGACGAGCTGGCGCTGGCCATCGGCCGCGCGCTGGAGGCGCGGCTCCTGCGCCAGCGCAACCGCCAGCTCACGGTGGAGCACGCCATCGGCCGGCGGCTGGTGTTCGAGTCCGCGAACATGCGCCAGGTGCTGGCCGCCACCGCCCGGGTGGCGGCGCGCGAGATCACCGTGCTGGTGTGCGGCGAGACCGGCACCGGCAAGGAGCTCATCGGGACGCTGCTCCACGCGCTCAGCAAGCGGGCCGCCGGGCCGCTCGTCCGGTTCAACTGCAGCGCCATCCCGGCCGAGCTGGCGGAGGCGGAGCTGTTCGGCCACGTGCGCGGCGCGTTCACCGGCGCCGTGCAGGCGCGGCCCGGGTTCTTCGCGCAGGCCGACGGCGGGACGCTGGTGCTCGACGAGGTCGGCGAGCTGCCGCTCGGGATCCAGGCGAAGCTGCTCCGGGCGCTGCAGGAGGGCGAGATCCAGCCGGTCGGCTCGGGCCGGGTGGAGCGGGTGGACGTGCGGATCGTCGCGTGCACGCACCGCGACCTGCGCGCCGACGTGCAGGCGGGGAGGTTCCGCGAGGACCTGTACTACCGGCTGGCGGTGGTGGAGCTGACCGTCCCGCCGCTCCGGGATCGCCGCGAGGACATCCCGGCGCTGGCCCACGAGTTCGCGCTGCGCTACGCCGAGCGCTTCGGGTCGGAGGACGTGCGGCTCGCGCCGGCCCTGATCGAGCGGCTGGTCGAGGCGGACTGGCCCGGCAACGTGCGGCAGCTCGAGAACGTGGTGGCGCGGATGGTGGCCCTGAGCGGCGGGGGCGAGATCGGCCCCGACGCGTTCGAGGCGACCAGCGTCCCGGCGGACCGGCCGGCCGCCGTCGCGCGCGGCGGCGAGGAGACGCGCACGCTCCGCGAGCAGCTCGACGAGCTGGAGCGGGCCGTCATCGCGCGGACCATGGCCGCCGTCCGCGGGAACCAGTCCGAGGCGGCGCGGCGGCTCGGCATCAGCCGGAACACGCTCACCGAGCGGCTGCGGCGCTACGAGCTCGTCACCGACGCCGTCGAGGGCGCGGCGGCGACCGCCGGCGCCGTCCGCTGA
- a CDS encoding TolC family protein has protein sequence MSSLHLRILKFGLAAAVLTLAGRASALQPLESFLRGARDASPDNAEARAARAQASAGTQAALGRALPGVSLLGTYTRNQYETRIPSATGPVVLTPRDQLDGYATIHVPLVDLATFARIGAARAASGAAAEQQDATELRVQSLVSREYHQLVASQALVQASRRALDVSRAGLRIAEARHGAGSTALLDVDRARAEVERNVQQVATAELQVSLAARALRSLSGMEPELEGEVALGDDLHEEAPIESFQARDEDVPAIAAAVRARVAEEREAWARRLVLVPSLSASATEHATDYTGLAGHERTWQAVVSLSWSFDLTTLANMRAQDAVADGARAREERARLAAHDDVHSAWMTVRTDIARSRSARVQAEVSQRAAGLALERYQAGAADQLDLLQAQRDAFNADAARIQADAEVSDARAQLRLAAGRNLLDAREPPPASPQASP, from the coding sequence ATGTCGAGCCTCCATCTTCGAATCCTCAAGTTCGGTCTCGCGGCGGCGGTCCTCACGCTCGCCGGACGGGCGAGCGCGCTGCAGCCGCTCGAGTCCTTCCTGCGCGGCGCGCGCGACGCCAGCCCCGACAACGCCGAGGCGCGCGCGGCCCGCGCGCAGGCGTCGGCCGGTACGCAGGCGGCCCTGGGCCGGGCGCTGCCCGGCGTGTCGCTGCTCGGGACCTACACCCGCAACCAGTACGAGACCCGCATCCCGAGCGCGACCGGGCCGGTGGTCCTCACGCCGCGCGACCAGCTCGACGGCTACGCGACCATCCACGTGCCGCTGGTCGACCTCGCCACCTTCGCGCGCATCGGCGCGGCGCGCGCCGCCTCCGGCGCCGCCGCCGAGCAGCAGGACGCCACCGAGCTGCGCGTGCAGTCGCTCGTGTCGCGCGAGTACCACCAGCTCGTGGCCAGCCAGGCGCTGGTCCAGGCCTCGCGGCGCGCGCTGGACGTCTCGCGGGCCGGCCTGCGGATCGCGGAGGCGCGGCACGGGGCGGGCTCCACCGCGCTGCTCGACGTGGACCGGGCCCGCGCCGAGGTGGAGCGCAACGTCCAGCAGGTCGCGACCGCCGAGCTGCAGGTGTCGCTCGCCGCGCGCGCGCTCCGGTCGCTGAGCGGGATGGAGCCCGAGCTGGAGGGGGAGGTCGCGCTCGGCGACGACCTGCACGAGGAGGCGCCCATCGAGTCGTTCCAGGCGCGCGACGAGGACGTCCCGGCCATCGCGGCGGCGGTGCGCGCGCGCGTGGCCGAGGAGCGGGAGGCCTGGGCGCGGCGGCTGGTGCTGGTGCCGAGCCTCTCGGCGAGCGCCACCGAGCACGCGACGGACTACACCGGCCTGGCGGGCCACGAGCGGACCTGGCAGGCGGTCGTGTCGCTGAGCTGGTCGTTCGACCTCACCACGCTCGCGAACATGCGCGCGCAGGACGCCGTCGCGGACGGCGCCCGGGCGCGCGAGGAGCGGGCGCGGCTCGCGGCGCACGACGACGTCCACAGCGCGTGGATGACCGTCCGCACCGACATCGCGCGCAGCCGGTCGGCGCGCGTGCAGGCCGAGGTGAGCCAGCGCGCCGCCGGCCTGGCGCTGGAGCGCTACCAGGCGGGCGCGGCCGACCAGCTCGACCTGCTCCAGGCGCAGCGCGACGCGTTCAACGCCGACGCCGCCCGCATCCAGGCGGACGCCGAGGTGTCCGACGCGCGGGCGCAGCTCCGGCTCGCGGCCGGCCGGAACCTCCTCGACGCGCGGGAGCCCCCGCCGGCCTCCCCGCAGGCTTCCCCATGA